GGGGCGTCGGGAACGCAAGCTCGATGATGAGCGGGTTCGCCTCCATCCCGCGCAGCAGCGTGCTCGGATCGCCGTCGAACAGCTCGGCCGGCGAGCCCATGTCGGACACGGAGTGGCGAACGACCACGTCCTGGCCGTCGAGGACGACGGCGGCCTCGACGAGCTTGCGCCGCGCGGCCCGCTCGGCGGCGAACACCTTTGTCGATGCCCGGCGCGTAGCGCAGGCGCACGGCGTGGAAGCCGGGCCGCCCGTCCGGCCAGTTCAGCGTGCGCACGATCTCGGGCGGGGCGAACTTGCCGCTCTTGCGGACGCCGTCCAGTTCGTGGTCCGTGACGATCCAGATCTCGTCGTCCGACAGCTCGATCAGGCGCGTGAGCGGGTCCGAGACGCTGCGGGACCGGACCCGACGCGTCTGGTCGAAGTCGAGGAAGAAGTAGGGCAAGCGATCCGCAGCGTTCGCCCAGTCCGAGGTCACGAGCACGTGGACGTCCGGGTCCGCCGCCAACAGCGACGGGATCATGTCGTCGAACAGCTGCGCGGCCCCCCACTGCATCCCGTACAGCCCGTAGTCGTCGTACCACCGGTCGCCTGTGCGCAGCGCCGTCGTCAGCAGCTCGAAGTTGGCGCCGGCCAGAGCGACAAAGCACAGCCCGGTTGCGACGCCCGGCGCCCGGGAACGCCAACGCGCCGCCAGCACCGCCAACGACGACGCCCATGCCCGCGTCGACGCGCGCTCGCGCGCCAGCCATCGCCCGGCGACGTCGATGACCGCTTCGATGCCCAACGTGATCAGTACCGCCGCCGGCACGACGAAGGCCAGGACGCGCGTGACGCCGACGCCCGCCGTCGCGGCGCCGAAGGGGGTGGCCAGGGCGGCGAGGAGCACGGTGCGATGGGCCGGCGACCGCCAGCGGCGAAGCGCGGCGACGAGCCCGACGACAAAGAACGGCAGCATCCACAGCGCGATGTGACCGCGGCCGCGGTAACGGTGGCGCTCGATGTCGAGGTTGCCGCCGAGCATGAGCGCCGGCCGGATCGCCGGCCAGCGCTCCTCGGCCCATTGGAGGGGGTTGTCGACATCGTGGCTGATGAACCAAAAGCGCGGGTGGAGGCCGAAGGCGTAGCGCCGGGCGAAGCCGAGCGCCTTGTCGCCTGCGGACGCGGCGGGGTCGACGATGTAGCTGTCGATCGCCCGCAGGTGCTCGATCTCGGCGCCGGGGTGTGCCAGGCGGAAGCGCACGAACGGGATGAGCAGGACGAGGCCGAGCGCCAGGGCAGGCCCGAGGGCGCGCCGCTGGGACCAGTGGAAGCGGCTGTCGACGACGAGGAGCAGGATGCCGAGGACGGCCATGAGCGACTGGCCGTTGGAGTACGCATAGAACGTGGCCGCCCCGGCGGCGACGGCGGCGCACGACCAGAAGCGCCCGCCGCCCTGCCGATAGCGCAGGTAAGCCCACAGGAAGACGGCAAACGCGGCGGTCATCATCGCCGCCTCGAAGCCGGTGCGGCTGTGGAGGAACCACGTCGGCATCGCGCCAAGGACGAGCGCGCCGGCCCACCAGCGCCGCGCGCGGAAGCCGTCGCGCAGCGCCAGCGCCACGGCCGCGGCGCCGGCCGCGGTGACGAGCGCCGTCGTGACGCGTGTGACGATGATGCTCTTGCCGAACAGGGCAACGGTCA
The window above is part of the Candidatus Avedoeria danica genome. Proteins encoded here:
- a CDS encoding glycosyltransferase family 39 protein — protein: MSDGSMDGAAVGQPHDRRAIAFFALAMVVYLITRLYALDRFPIFFHADEAFGPLTASSLLTNGLSDAYQRLLPIYFEPAPNRWMPIGTVYAHLVTVALFGKSIIVTRVTTALVTAAGAAAVALALRDGFRARRWWAGALVLGAMPTWFLHSRTGFEAAMMTAAFAVFLWAYLRYRQGGGRFWSCAAVAAGAATFYAYSNGQSLMAVLGILLLVVDSRFHWSQRRALGPALALGLVLLIPFVRFRLAHPGAEIEHLRAIDSYIVDPAASAGDKALGFARRYAFGLHPRFWFISHDVDNPLQWAEERWPAIRPALMLGGNLDIERHRYRGRGHIALWMLPFFVVGLVAALRRWRSPAHRTVLLAALATPFGAATAGVGVTRVLAFVVPAAVLITLGIEAVIDVAGRWLARERASTRAWASSLAVLAARWRSRAPGVATGLCFVALAGANFELLTTALRTGDRWYDDYGLYGMQWGAAQLFDDMIPSLLAADPDVHVLVTSDWANAADRLPYFFLDFDQTRRVRSRSVSDPLTRLIELSDDEIWIVTDHELDGVRKSGKFAPPEIVRTLNWPDGRPGFHAVRLRYAPGIDKGVRRRAGRAAQARRGRRRPRRPGRGRSPLRVRHGLAGRAVRRRSEHAAARDGGEPAHHRACVPDAPCLDRYRRPLRPHAVHLDGRPLRPGRRRAGDLCADGDRRPGRRRARGPRIRCGAGRGVAAEADDPPGRPRGRGAHPRAGADATLTSPRSAPSPPTSDPRHAPPRP